From a region of the Maridesulfovibrio ferrireducens genome:
- a CDS encoding glycosyltransferase family 2 protein, with protein MSVDKNKSFPEISVIIPTYNRSELLCRALRSALVQSFTDFECLIVNDGSTDDTVQMLTEFTDVRMKVLFQENRGVSAARNFAIKESKGKYIALLDSDDEWLPKKLEMQLAFMKSEELDISQTNEIWVRNEKRVNQSKKYAKPEGMFFDKSLETCLISPSCAMFSKKFWDSVGPFDENMPACEDYDLWIRSGFKFPVGLLEDRLTIKYGGRPDQLTNSVGCFDLYRIYSIIKLLHSNELSLDELELAKVELQRKVSYFVGGCRKRGKLEQAEKVEQMVKNVLEGQSVSPADILPDQIISV; from the coding sequence ATGTCGGTTGATAAAAATAAGTCGTTTCCTGAAATTTCTGTTATTATACCAACTTACAATAGGTCGGAGCTACTTTGCCGTGCTCTTCGTTCCGCTTTAGTACAGAGCTTTACTGATTTTGAGTGTTTGATAGTGAATGACGGTTCGACAGATGATACAGTGCAGATGCTTACAGAGTTTACTGATGTGCGGATGAAAGTCTTGTTTCAAGAGAATAGAGGCGTTTCCGCAGCACGTAATTTTGCTATAAAGGAATCAAAAGGAAAGTATATAGCTTTGCTTGATTCTGACGATGAGTGGTTGCCTAAAAAACTTGAAATGCAGCTTGCATTTATGAAGTCTGAAGAATTAGATATAAGTCAGACTAATGAAATTTGGGTGCGCAATGAAAAGCGGGTAAATCAGAGCAAAAAGTATGCGAAACCTGAAGGCATGTTTTTTGATAAGTCTCTTGAAACGTGTTTAATCAGCCCGTCATGTGCTATGTTCAGCAAGAAGTTTTGGGATAGCGTCGGCCCGTTTGATGAGAATATGCCGGCCTGTGAAGATTATGATCTCTGGATCAGGTCCGGGTTTAAATTTCCGGTCGGTCTGTTGGAAGATCGGTTGACCATTAAGTACGGAGGGCGCCCCGATCAACTCACGAACAGTGTTGGCTGTTTTGATTTATACAGAATTTATTCTATTATAAAATTGCTGCACAGCAATGAGTTGAGTCTGGACGAGCTTGAACTTGCTAAAGTAGAATTGCAGCGCAAAGTCAGTTACTTTGTGGGCGGATGCAGGAAGCGCGGAAAGTTGGAGCAGGCTGAAAAGGTTGAACAAATGGTAAAAAATGTTTTAGAAGGGCAGAGTGTAAGTCCTGCAGATATTCTTCCTGATCAAATAATATCTGTTTAA
- a CDS encoding glycosyltransferase, giving the protein MRIFQVINVRWFNATSWYALYLSKLLQDAGHDVLVITVPDTETEEKALEMGLNVETIDLNSTHPIKFVKACARVLSLVRKHKPDIVNCHRGEAFFWWGFLRKAGLGFKLVRTRGDQRLPRNDILNRYLHSNIADAVVVTNKRMAEHFLKKMELAENSLWLIHGGVDTDKFKFNQQGRSEIRKKYGFTEDQIVVGLLGRFDRVKGQHELIKAIAKVRQNSENDNIKLFLMGFPTATSRHEIDSWLNENNIADITEISGKCENISACISAIDIGVIASLWSETIARAALEIMACQRPLISTSVGVMPDLLPEEALVEPQDVSAMALKLEEVISSPEMKKGLLETHAKTMSQLSGSDFLKRTLTLYQGTLTKNS; this is encoded by the coding sequence ATGCGAATTTTTCAAGTCATAAACGTTCGATGGTTCAACGCAACCTCATGGTACGCCCTATACCTCAGTAAACTACTGCAGGACGCCGGGCACGATGTTCTTGTCATCACCGTTCCTGATACAGAAACGGAAGAGAAAGCTCTCGAAATGGGACTTAATGTTGAAACAATTGATTTGAATTCAACGCACCCTATAAAATTTGTCAAAGCATGTGCAAGGGTTCTTTCTCTCGTTCGCAAACATAAACCTGATATAGTAAACTGCCACAGAGGAGAAGCTTTCTTCTGGTGGGGATTTCTCAGGAAAGCAGGTCTTGGCTTTAAGCTCGTAAGAACCCGCGGAGACCAGCGTCTTCCACGAAACGATATACTTAACCGCTATCTGCATTCAAATATTGCCGACGCGGTTGTCGTAACAAACAAACGCATGGCTGAACATTTTCTAAAAAAAATGGAATTAGCCGAAAACAGTCTCTGGCTCATACATGGCGGGGTCGATACTGATAAATTTAAGTTCAATCAACAAGGAAGAAGTGAAATCCGCAAAAAGTACGGATTCACTGAGGATCAAATTGTTGTCGGCCTTCTTGGCAGATTCGACAGAGTAAAAGGTCAGCATGAACTCATAAAAGCGATTGCAAAAGTTCGCCAAAACTCTGAGAACGACAATATAAAATTATTCCTGATGGGCTTTCCGACTGCCACGAGCAGACACGAAATAGACTCATGGTTAAATGAAAATAACATTGCCGACATTACTGAAATAAGCGGGAAGTGTGAGAACATTTCAGCCTGTATTTCAGCGATTGATATTGGTGTGATTGCTTCACTCTGGTCCGAAACCATCGCAAGGGCAGCTCTTGAAATTATGGCTTGCCAACGCCCGCTAATATCTACCTCAGTCGGAGTAATGCCGGACCTGCTTCCCGAAGAAGCACTGGTTGAACCACAAGATGTTTCCGCCATGGCGCTTAAACTGGAAGAAGTGATCAGCAGTCCTGAAATGAAAAAAGGATTACTTGAAACTCACGCTAAAACAATGTCGCAGCTTTCAGGATCTGACTTTTTAAAGCGCACTCTGACTCTTTATCAGGGAACACTTACAAAGAACTCTTAG